From a single Phaenicophaeus curvirostris isolate KB17595 chromosome 23, BPBGC_Pcur_1.0, whole genome shotgun sequence genomic region:
- the PHACTR4 gene encoding phosphatase and actin regulator 4 isoform X1, translating into MGQPHFSRPVNPAAFAEEVDHPPTDASMGVDVLESGDTTPPTKRKSKFSSFGKIFKPWKWRKKKSSDKFKETSEVLERKISMRKPREELVKRGVLLEEPEQDGEEPEKLNPPALKNGHTVPIGGPSVCNTAGQEEEATKSSSLRKPGPAEEPKKRQGSSSSQSGPEPDPPQEPYVPRQPLLPPKRPPSTSQEASEVQAKDPTPASNTTKTVPSTAAPAVAKTVNSTAAPSPAPRTLPPALASANTTAPTTTTSTAPAKQPPVPPPKPVNRNSNSVIAELSQAINSGTALSKPSPPLPPKRGLPPNTALEAAITSKPPNDRTVTSNRPAPIPLHMTSAYPPPSPSPPLPTHIPPEPPRVPLPASTPLLDPPRSLDLPKETPPPPPEDFRSLEVSKRTAEQGFVEPHMLPRLPQIPLHIRIQQALASPLPATPPAEGSHRAHSLLFENDGFGEDNGTLGRTRSLPVTIEMLKVPDDEEEEDDDQEEEQNLGPRVYIGDVPSVTVIPKLVPQVLPEEQEGDEGMSDSDSEGPILYKDDEDEEEDESHNSTLANKVKRKDTLAIKLGNTTAPQEEKIVFPRKSKEEWNEIRHQIGTTLIRRLSQRPTAEELEQRNILQPKNEADRQAEKREIKRRLTRKLSQRPTVAELQARKILRFNEYVEVTDAQDYDRRADKPWTKLTPADKAAIRKELNEFKSCEMEVHEDSKQFTRYHRP; encoded by the exons ATGGGGCAGCCGCACTTCTCGAGACCGGTAAATCCAGCTGCTTTCG CAGAAGAGGTGGATCACCCCCCGACTGATGCCAGCATGGGGGTAGACGTTTTGGAATCGGGTGACACCACACCGCCTACgaagaggaaaagcaagttTTCAAGCTTTGGCAAGATCTTCAAACCctggaaatggaggaaaaagaaaagcagcgaCAAATTTAAGGAGACTTCGGAAG TTTTAGAACGAAAGATTTCTATGCGAAAGCCAAGAGAGGAGCTGGTAAAAAGAGGGGTTCTGTTGGAAGAGCCTGAGCAGG ATGGGGAAGAACCAGAGAAGCTGAACCCACCTGCACTGAAGAATGGCCACACAGTCCCGATCGGTGGTCCCAGTGTATGTAACACAGCCGGCCAGgaagaggaggccacaaagtcaTCCAGCCTTAGGAAGCCTGGTCCAGCTGAGGAACCAAAGAAAAGGCAGG gctcctccagcagccaaTCTGGGCCCGAACCGGATCCACCTCAGGAGCCATATGTTCCCAGACAGCCTTTGCTTCCTCCAAAAAGACCTCCCTCTACATCCCAGGAGGCCAGTGAAGTGCAGGCGAAGGATCCAACGCCTGCCAGCAACACTACAAAAACTGTACCCTCCACCGCAGCCCCTGCTGTGGCAAAGACAGTGAATTCCActgctgccccttccccagcccccaggACTCTGCCCCCGGCTCTCGCCAGTGCCAACACTACTGCTCCCACGACCACAAccagcacagctcctgccaAACAGCCTCCCGTCCCTCCTCCCAAACCTGTCAACAGAAACAGCAACTCAGTCATAG ctgaacTTTCTCAAGCAATAAACAGTGGTACAGCCTTGTCCAagccttcccctcctctcccgcCGAAGCGAGGCCTCCCGCCTAACACCGCGTTGGAGGCAGCGATCACATCCAAGCCCCCGAACGACAGGACGGTGACATCGAACCGCCCTGCGCCAATACCGCTCCACATGACCTCTGCTTACCCGCCGCCCTCACCTTCGCCACCGCTGCCCACACACATCCCGCCCGAGCCTCCGCGTGTGCCCCTGCCTGCCTCCACCCCTCTCCTGGACCCTCCTCGCTCCCTAGACCTACCCAAAGagactcctcctcctcctcctgaagACTTCAGGTCCCTGGAAGTGTCAAAAAGGACGGCAGAGCAAGGGTTTGTTGAGCCACACATGCTGCCTCGCCTGCCCCAAATCCCATTGCACATCCGTATCCAGCAGGCTCTGGCCAGTCCTCTGCCTGCCACCCCGCCTGCCGAGGGCTCGCACAGGGCTCACTCGCTGCTCTTTGAGAACGATGGGTTTGGAGAAGACAATGGCACCCTGGGCAGGACGAGGTCCCTGCCTGTCACCATCGAGATGCTCAAAGT TCCAGACGATGAGGAAGAAGAAGACGATGACCAAGAAGAAGAGCAGAATTTGGGTCCCCGTGTGTATATTGGAGATGTGCCATCTGTCACCGTCATCCCCAAACTGGTACCCCAGGTCCTGCCAGAAGAGCAGGAAGGAGACGAAGGGATGAGCGACTCGGACTCGGAGGGGCCCATCCTGTACAAagatgatgaggatgaggaagaagatGAAAGCCACAACA GCACGCTGGCTAACAAAGTGAAGAGGAAAGACACGCTAGCTATAAAGCTGGGGAACACAACCGCGCCACAGGAGGAGAAGATTGTCTTCCCTCGGAAGAGCAAGGAGGAGTGGAATGAAATTCGGCACCAGATTGGGACAACGCTGATCAG GCGACTGAGTCAGAGGCCGACAGCGGAAGAACTGGAGCAAAGGAACATACTTCAGC CGAAAAATGAAGCCGACCGTCAAGCTGAGAAGCGCGAGATCAAGCGCAGGCTCACCAGAAAG CTTAGCCAAAGGCCCAcggtggcagagctgcaggccAGGAAGATCCTGAGGTTTAATGAATATGTGGAAGTAACAGATGCTCAAGACTATGACCGGCGAGCGGATAAGCCATGGACAAAGCTAACGCCGGCTGACAAG GCTGCCATCCGGAAGGAGCTGAATGAGTTTAAGAGCTGTGAAATGGAAGTCCACGAGGACAGCAAGCAGTTCACGAG GTACCATCGACCTTAA
- the PHACTR4 gene encoding phosphatase and actin regulator 4 isoform X4 produces MGVDVLESGDTTPPTKRKSKFSSFGKIFKPWKWRKKKSSDKFKETSEVLERKISMRKPREELVKRGVLLEEPEQDGEEPEKLNPPALKNGHTVPIGGPSVCNTAGQEEEATKSSSLRKPGPAEEPKKRQGSSSSQSGPEPDPPQEPYVPRQPLLPPKRPPSTSQEASEVQAKDPTPASNTTKTVPSTAAPAVAKTVNSTAAPSPAPRTLPPALASANTTAPTTTTSTAPAKQPPVPPPKPVNRNSNSVIAELSQAINSGTALSKPSPPLPPKRGLPPNTALEAAITSKPPNDRTVTSNRPAPIPLHMTSAYPPPSPSPPLPTHIPPEPPRVPLPASTPLLDPPRSLDLPKETPPPPPEDFRSLEVSKRTAEQGFVEPHMLPRLPQIPLHIRIQQALASPLPATPPAEGSHRAHSLLFENDGFGEDNGTLGRTRSLPVTIEMLKVPDDEEEEDDDQEEEQNLGPRVYIGDVPSVTVIPKLVPQVLPEEQEGDEGMSDSDSEGPILYKDDEDEEEDESHNSTLANKVKRKDTLAIKLGNTTAPQEEKIVFPRKSKEEWNEIRHQIGTTLIRRLSQRPTAEELEQRNILQPKNEADRQAEKREIKRRLTRKLSQRPTVAELQARKILRFNEYVEVTDAQDYDRRADKPWTKLTPADKAAIRKELNEFKSCEMEVHEDSKQFTRYHRP; encoded by the exons ATGGGGGTAGACGTTTTGGAATCGGGTGACACCACACCGCCTACgaagaggaaaagcaagttTTCAAGCTTTGGCAAGATCTTCAAACCctggaaatggaggaaaaagaaaagcagcgaCAAATTTAAGGAGACTTCGGAAG TTTTAGAACGAAAGATTTCTATGCGAAAGCCAAGAGAGGAGCTGGTAAAAAGAGGGGTTCTGTTGGAAGAGCCTGAGCAGG ATGGGGAAGAACCAGAGAAGCTGAACCCACCTGCACTGAAGAATGGCCACACAGTCCCGATCGGTGGTCCCAGTGTATGTAACACAGCCGGCCAGgaagaggaggccacaaagtcaTCCAGCCTTAGGAAGCCTGGTCCAGCTGAGGAACCAAAGAAAAGGCAGG gctcctccagcagccaaTCTGGGCCCGAACCGGATCCACCTCAGGAGCCATATGTTCCCAGACAGCCTTTGCTTCCTCCAAAAAGACCTCCCTCTACATCCCAGGAGGCCAGTGAAGTGCAGGCGAAGGATCCAACGCCTGCCAGCAACACTACAAAAACTGTACCCTCCACCGCAGCCCCTGCTGTGGCAAAGACAGTGAATTCCActgctgccccttccccagcccccaggACTCTGCCCCCGGCTCTCGCCAGTGCCAACACTACTGCTCCCACGACCACAAccagcacagctcctgccaAACAGCCTCCCGTCCCTCCTCCCAAACCTGTCAACAGAAACAGCAACTCAGTCATAG ctgaacTTTCTCAAGCAATAAACAGTGGTACAGCCTTGTCCAagccttcccctcctctcccgcCGAAGCGAGGCCTCCCGCCTAACACCGCGTTGGAGGCAGCGATCACATCCAAGCCCCCGAACGACAGGACGGTGACATCGAACCGCCCTGCGCCAATACCGCTCCACATGACCTCTGCTTACCCGCCGCCCTCACCTTCGCCACCGCTGCCCACACACATCCCGCCCGAGCCTCCGCGTGTGCCCCTGCCTGCCTCCACCCCTCTCCTGGACCCTCCTCGCTCCCTAGACCTACCCAAAGagactcctcctcctcctcctgaagACTTCAGGTCCCTGGAAGTGTCAAAAAGGACGGCAGAGCAAGGGTTTGTTGAGCCACACATGCTGCCTCGCCTGCCCCAAATCCCATTGCACATCCGTATCCAGCAGGCTCTGGCCAGTCCTCTGCCTGCCACCCCGCCTGCCGAGGGCTCGCACAGGGCTCACTCGCTGCTCTTTGAGAACGATGGGTTTGGAGAAGACAATGGCACCCTGGGCAGGACGAGGTCCCTGCCTGTCACCATCGAGATGCTCAAAGT TCCAGACGATGAGGAAGAAGAAGACGATGACCAAGAAGAAGAGCAGAATTTGGGTCCCCGTGTGTATATTGGAGATGTGCCATCTGTCACCGTCATCCCCAAACTGGTACCCCAGGTCCTGCCAGAAGAGCAGGAAGGAGACGAAGGGATGAGCGACTCGGACTCGGAGGGGCCCATCCTGTACAAagatgatgaggatgaggaagaagatGAAAGCCACAACA GCACGCTGGCTAACAAAGTGAAGAGGAAAGACACGCTAGCTATAAAGCTGGGGAACACAACCGCGCCACAGGAGGAGAAGATTGTCTTCCCTCGGAAGAGCAAGGAGGAGTGGAATGAAATTCGGCACCAGATTGGGACAACGCTGATCAG GCGACTGAGTCAGAGGCCGACAGCGGAAGAACTGGAGCAAAGGAACATACTTCAGC CGAAAAATGAAGCCGACCGTCAAGCTGAGAAGCGCGAGATCAAGCGCAGGCTCACCAGAAAG CTTAGCCAAAGGCCCAcggtggcagagctgcaggccAGGAAGATCCTGAGGTTTAATGAATATGTGGAAGTAACAGATGCTCAAGACTATGACCGGCGAGCGGATAAGCCATGGACAAAGCTAACGCCGGCTGACAAG GCTGCCATCCGGAAGGAGCTGAATGAGTTTAAGAGCTGTGAAATGGAAGTCCACGAGGACAGCAAGCAGTTCACGAG GTACCATCGACCTTAA
- the PHACTR4 gene encoding phosphatase and actin regulator 4 isoform X2 — protein sequence MEENTAEEVDHPPTDASMGVDVLESGDTTPPTKRKSKFSSFGKIFKPWKWRKKKSSDKFKETSEVLERKISMRKPREELVKRGVLLEEPEQDGEEPEKLNPPALKNGHTVPIGGPSVCNTAGQEEEATKSSSLRKPGPAEEPKKRQGSSSSQSGPEPDPPQEPYVPRQPLLPPKRPPSTSQEASEVQAKDPTPASNTTKTVPSTAAPAVAKTVNSTAAPSPAPRTLPPALASANTTAPTTTTSTAPAKQPPVPPPKPVNRNSNSVIAELSQAINSGTALSKPSPPLPPKRGLPPNTALEAAITSKPPNDRTVTSNRPAPIPLHMTSAYPPPSPSPPLPTHIPPEPPRVPLPASTPLLDPPRSLDLPKETPPPPPEDFRSLEVSKRTAEQGFVEPHMLPRLPQIPLHIRIQQALASPLPATPPAEGSHRAHSLLFENDGFGEDNGTLGRTRSLPVTIEMLKVPDDEEEEDDDQEEEQNLGPRVYIGDVPSVTVIPKLVPQVLPEEQEGDEGMSDSDSEGPILYKDDEDEEEDESHNSTLANKVKRKDTLAIKLGNTTAPQEEKIVFPRKSKEEWNEIRHQIGTTLIRRLSQRPTAEELEQRNILQPKNEADRQAEKREIKRRLTRKLSQRPTVAELQARKILRFNEYVEVTDAQDYDRRADKPWTKLTPADKAAIRKELNEFKSCEMEVHEDSKQFTRYHRP from the exons CAGAAGAGGTGGATCACCCCCCGACTGATGCCAGCATGGGGGTAGACGTTTTGGAATCGGGTGACACCACACCGCCTACgaagaggaaaagcaagttTTCAAGCTTTGGCAAGATCTTCAAACCctggaaatggaggaaaaagaaaagcagcgaCAAATTTAAGGAGACTTCGGAAG TTTTAGAACGAAAGATTTCTATGCGAAAGCCAAGAGAGGAGCTGGTAAAAAGAGGGGTTCTGTTGGAAGAGCCTGAGCAGG ATGGGGAAGAACCAGAGAAGCTGAACCCACCTGCACTGAAGAATGGCCACACAGTCCCGATCGGTGGTCCCAGTGTATGTAACACAGCCGGCCAGgaagaggaggccacaaagtcaTCCAGCCTTAGGAAGCCTGGTCCAGCTGAGGAACCAAAGAAAAGGCAGG gctcctccagcagccaaTCTGGGCCCGAACCGGATCCACCTCAGGAGCCATATGTTCCCAGACAGCCTTTGCTTCCTCCAAAAAGACCTCCCTCTACATCCCAGGAGGCCAGTGAAGTGCAGGCGAAGGATCCAACGCCTGCCAGCAACACTACAAAAACTGTACCCTCCACCGCAGCCCCTGCTGTGGCAAAGACAGTGAATTCCActgctgccccttccccagcccccaggACTCTGCCCCCGGCTCTCGCCAGTGCCAACACTACTGCTCCCACGACCACAAccagcacagctcctgccaAACAGCCTCCCGTCCCTCCTCCCAAACCTGTCAACAGAAACAGCAACTCAGTCATAG ctgaacTTTCTCAAGCAATAAACAGTGGTACAGCCTTGTCCAagccttcccctcctctcccgcCGAAGCGAGGCCTCCCGCCTAACACCGCGTTGGAGGCAGCGATCACATCCAAGCCCCCGAACGACAGGACGGTGACATCGAACCGCCCTGCGCCAATACCGCTCCACATGACCTCTGCTTACCCGCCGCCCTCACCTTCGCCACCGCTGCCCACACACATCCCGCCCGAGCCTCCGCGTGTGCCCCTGCCTGCCTCCACCCCTCTCCTGGACCCTCCTCGCTCCCTAGACCTACCCAAAGagactcctcctcctcctcctgaagACTTCAGGTCCCTGGAAGTGTCAAAAAGGACGGCAGAGCAAGGGTTTGTTGAGCCACACATGCTGCCTCGCCTGCCCCAAATCCCATTGCACATCCGTATCCAGCAGGCTCTGGCCAGTCCTCTGCCTGCCACCCCGCCTGCCGAGGGCTCGCACAGGGCTCACTCGCTGCTCTTTGAGAACGATGGGTTTGGAGAAGACAATGGCACCCTGGGCAGGACGAGGTCCCTGCCTGTCACCATCGAGATGCTCAAAGT TCCAGACGATGAGGAAGAAGAAGACGATGACCAAGAAGAAGAGCAGAATTTGGGTCCCCGTGTGTATATTGGAGATGTGCCATCTGTCACCGTCATCCCCAAACTGGTACCCCAGGTCCTGCCAGAAGAGCAGGAAGGAGACGAAGGGATGAGCGACTCGGACTCGGAGGGGCCCATCCTGTACAAagatgatgaggatgaggaagaagatGAAAGCCACAACA GCACGCTGGCTAACAAAGTGAAGAGGAAAGACACGCTAGCTATAAAGCTGGGGAACACAACCGCGCCACAGGAGGAGAAGATTGTCTTCCCTCGGAAGAGCAAGGAGGAGTGGAATGAAATTCGGCACCAGATTGGGACAACGCTGATCAG GCGACTGAGTCAGAGGCCGACAGCGGAAGAACTGGAGCAAAGGAACATACTTCAGC CGAAAAATGAAGCCGACCGTCAAGCTGAGAAGCGCGAGATCAAGCGCAGGCTCACCAGAAAG CTTAGCCAAAGGCCCAcggtggcagagctgcaggccAGGAAGATCCTGAGGTTTAATGAATATGTGGAAGTAACAGATGCTCAAGACTATGACCGGCGAGCGGATAAGCCATGGACAAAGCTAACGCCGGCTGACAAG GCTGCCATCCGGAAGGAGCTGAATGAGTTTAAGAGCTGTGAAATGGAAGTCCACGAGGACAGCAAGCAGTTCACGAG GTACCATCGACCTTAA
- the PHACTR4 gene encoding phosphatase and actin regulator 4 isoform X3: MGVDVLESGDTTPPTKRKSKFSSFGKIFKPWKWRKKKSSDKFKETSEDGEEPEKLNPPALKNGHTVPIGGPSVCNTAGQEEEATKSSSLRKPGPAEEPKKRQGSSSSQSGPEPDPPQEPYVPRQPLLPPKRPPSTSQEASEVQAKDPTPASNTTKTVPSTAAPAVAKTVNSTAAPSPAPRTLPPALASANTTAPTTTTSTAPAKQPPVPPPKPVNRNSNSVIAELSQAINSGTALSKPSPPLPPKRGLPPNTALEAAITSKPPNDRTVTSNRPAPIPLHMTSAYPPPSPSPPLPTHIPPEPPRVPLPASTPLLDPPRSLDLPKETPPPPPEDFRSLEVSKRTAEQGFVEPHMLPRLPQIPLHIRIQQALASPLPATPPAEGSHRAHSLLFENDGFGEDNGTLGRTRSLPVTIEMLKVPDDEEEEDDDQEEEQNLGPRVYIGDVPSVTVIPKLVPQVLPEEQEGDEGMSDSDSEGPILYKDDEDEEEDESHNSTLANKVKRKDTLAIKLGNTTAPQEEKIVFPRKSKEEWNEIRHQIGTTLIRRLSQRPTAEELEQRNILQPKNEADRQAEKREIKRRLTRKLSQRPTVAELQARKILRFNEYVEVTDAQDYDRRADKPWTKLTPADKAAIRKELNEFKSCEMEVHEDSKQFTRYHRP; the protein is encoded by the exons ATGGGGGTAGACGTTTTGGAATCGGGTGACACCACACCGCCTACgaagaggaaaagcaagttTTCAAGCTTTGGCAAGATCTTCAAACCctggaaatggaggaaaaagaaaagcagcgaCAAATTTAAGGAGACTTCGGAAG ATGGGGAAGAACCAGAGAAGCTGAACCCACCTGCACTGAAGAATGGCCACACAGTCCCGATCGGTGGTCCCAGTGTATGTAACACAGCCGGCCAGgaagaggaggccacaaagtcaTCCAGCCTTAGGAAGCCTGGTCCAGCTGAGGAACCAAAGAAAAGGCAGG gctcctccagcagccaaTCTGGGCCCGAACCGGATCCACCTCAGGAGCCATATGTTCCCAGACAGCCTTTGCTTCCTCCAAAAAGACCTCCCTCTACATCCCAGGAGGCCAGTGAAGTGCAGGCGAAGGATCCAACGCCTGCCAGCAACACTACAAAAACTGTACCCTCCACCGCAGCCCCTGCTGTGGCAAAGACAGTGAATTCCActgctgccccttccccagcccccaggACTCTGCCCCCGGCTCTCGCCAGTGCCAACACTACTGCTCCCACGACCACAAccagcacagctcctgccaAACAGCCTCCCGTCCCTCCTCCCAAACCTGTCAACAGAAACAGCAACTCAGTCATAG ctgaacTTTCTCAAGCAATAAACAGTGGTACAGCCTTGTCCAagccttcccctcctctcccgcCGAAGCGAGGCCTCCCGCCTAACACCGCGTTGGAGGCAGCGATCACATCCAAGCCCCCGAACGACAGGACGGTGACATCGAACCGCCCTGCGCCAATACCGCTCCACATGACCTCTGCTTACCCGCCGCCCTCACCTTCGCCACCGCTGCCCACACACATCCCGCCCGAGCCTCCGCGTGTGCCCCTGCCTGCCTCCACCCCTCTCCTGGACCCTCCTCGCTCCCTAGACCTACCCAAAGagactcctcctcctcctcctgaagACTTCAGGTCCCTGGAAGTGTCAAAAAGGACGGCAGAGCAAGGGTTTGTTGAGCCACACATGCTGCCTCGCCTGCCCCAAATCCCATTGCACATCCGTATCCAGCAGGCTCTGGCCAGTCCTCTGCCTGCCACCCCGCCTGCCGAGGGCTCGCACAGGGCTCACTCGCTGCTCTTTGAGAACGATGGGTTTGGAGAAGACAATGGCACCCTGGGCAGGACGAGGTCCCTGCCTGTCACCATCGAGATGCTCAAAGT TCCAGACGATGAGGAAGAAGAAGACGATGACCAAGAAGAAGAGCAGAATTTGGGTCCCCGTGTGTATATTGGAGATGTGCCATCTGTCACCGTCATCCCCAAACTGGTACCCCAGGTCCTGCCAGAAGAGCAGGAAGGAGACGAAGGGATGAGCGACTCGGACTCGGAGGGGCCCATCCTGTACAAagatgatgaggatgaggaagaagatGAAAGCCACAACA GCACGCTGGCTAACAAAGTGAAGAGGAAAGACACGCTAGCTATAAAGCTGGGGAACACAACCGCGCCACAGGAGGAGAAGATTGTCTTCCCTCGGAAGAGCAAGGAGGAGTGGAATGAAATTCGGCACCAGATTGGGACAACGCTGATCAG GCGACTGAGTCAGAGGCCGACAGCGGAAGAACTGGAGCAAAGGAACATACTTCAGC CGAAAAATGAAGCCGACCGTCAAGCTGAGAAGCGCGAGATCAAGCGCAGGCTCACCAGAAAG CTTAGCCAAAGGCCCAcggtggcagagctgcaggccAGGAAGATCCTGAGGTTTAATGAATATGTGGAAGTAACAGATGCTCAAGACTATGACCGGCGAGCGGATAAGCCATGGACAAAGCTAACGCCGGCTGACAAG GCTGCCATCCGGAAGGAGCTGAATGAGTTTAAGAGCTGTGAAATGGAAGTCCACGAGGACAGCAAGCAGTTCACGAG GTACCATCGACCTTAA